From Malaya genurostris strain Urasoe2022 chromosome 2, Malgen_1.1, whole genome shotgun sequence:
atatttccagctcgactcaaggtggccgcattcagaaacgccgctttttattatggtacatgttttaaggtagaggctgtaagcactactggcaacaaatttgtaagcttcctttaagtgttaataaaatgaatttttgatcctgaatggtgtgtttataatgtttagaaattacaaacaaaattaattgactagatttttaattactgatgattcgttaatttgttttttttttttcattttttcgttttattggattgccgaatattcagcgaacgtttcactgagcaaacagtaaatcttatgctggcgatttcggcaatatttgacgtttgtcaaatttgagggtgccgagacgctcagttattttatttttgccgagatgattgctgattactcggctgtgcgaatctcggcatttttttgccgagactcagctaaaaaatttaagtgtgtagatatTATGTAACATTCAATTAGTGTGTTTACGACAATGACTGCctgaaaataaaagataaaagtaTGGTCTGAGAAAGAGCCGGTCTCTTTTTCGATTGGACTTCAAGCAAACAACATGTTTTATTTAACAACTACCGTAACACCCGAAAAGTTCTTTCCAGATAATAATTGTTTCGGACATAATAAGTGGCGACGAgaaaaagtgttttttattgcGCGTGTAAAGATTTTCGACGTGTGAGGAATATTTATGAAACGGCCATACTCTGTGTGTCAGAAGAGGATATAGTGGCATGAGTTTTCTTTTTCAACGGCAGTGGctgtgaatttttttattggtaACGGAAAAGGTTCCAGACAGAAAGTTAATAAGTGTACGAATTATTGTTCGAATTGGAAGTGTTTCATTGCTTCGATCACTTTTATTGCGACGTCAGAAACACtagtttaatttttctttccATTGGTAGCGGAAAAAGTTCCGATCAGGAAATTGGTGAGTGTTCAATAGTTGTTCGACAGAGGAAAGGAAGTACTCAACATTCAGTGACAAAGCCGAAGTGACGATTTTTTGTATGTAGAACGCCATTTTGTTCAGTAGCGTCTTTTTGTTAGTGTAGACAGTGGATTTCTTTTGATGAGTATTGCCGAGCCATTTCGGAATATGACAAAGCATTGCAGCTAACTGGCTAAGGACAATTCCAATTGAATATTGTTTGCTTGGTTGGATCTTTTAGAGGTTTTCAAGGCTTCGTTCAACGATTGTCACAAAGATTGGTGACATAAAAGTGAAGAGATATTCACCAACTCTTAAGGAAAGGAGTGTGGTGATGGTTCTTCGAACAACTAATAGATTACCTAATATGTGGGGCCGACTGAACGGAGGGTGGATGTATTCACCTTTGACACAGCAACTGTCTGTGACTGTACAAAACGCTAACGATGTTTCGGAGTTCATTGGGAGAGCCATAACGGAAACAAATAGGAAGGTGTACTCACCGAAGCAAGAATCAAAATGGAAACAATTCATTAGATGGTACAGATATATAATTGTAATTGTGAATTCTTAGTTCAATGATTATAATGGTTAAATGTATTCAGATTGTGAATTTTGTAATATCTCCTTAAGGGGGAAGAGCTGTTGTATCAGCGTTCAGAATATTAAATTCTTTCAGTGTAACTGCGCTTTACTGTGAACTATTTATCTAGATATTATGTAACATTCAATTAGTGTGTTTACGACAATGACTGCctgaaaataaaagataaaagtaTGGTCTGAGAAAGAGCCGGTCTCTTTTTCGATTGGACTTCAAGCAAACAACATGTTTTATTTAACAACTACCGTAACACCCGAAAAGTTCTTTCCAGATAATAATTGTTTCGGACATAATAGAAGTTACGGTAATGCTAAGTCTACTATGTTAAAACAACATTGTTTGCAactccagggatgccaggtttacagattaatctgtgtttcacaggttttcaactttctgcacaaaTTCTAAAAATGGCAAAGATTTTCACCGATTTCTGGAAATGATCACCGATTGTCACAGATTTTGAAATTAATCACAGGTTTTTGAAATCGATTACAGTTTagtaccaaaaagtacagagcggttgagtaaaaaggtacagagcgtgttggtagtgagacctttgttttttgcacaccaaaaTGATTTCGATCACCTGTTTTTATTCACCACATTGATTCcgatctgctattatggtatgtccacagattttcacagacaggtttttggaacGAGAATAAATAGAGATTGCATCCACACACCGCATTCAGGCTCGCGCACATCGCTGCTGTCAGATAGTTACCCAGTGGTTTTGTCAACACTACATATACAAATTTATCtgtatttcacagatttttctgatAAATTTGTTACAGATTTTCGACTAGAAATACTGActttacagatttttgatagcgtgaATTAAAAAGTTGGTACTGTTTTTTCTCGATGTAAACCCATTATCCAGATTTTGTGTTGATTCCAAAAAGAGAATGAAACTTAcataaataataatatcaagGAAGTTAAACTCTACAAATGATTTCATCTgccaatgaaaatttttctatgttCACTTTTTCTTGCAATTAGTGTAGCGTAATTCCCtatgctttcaaaaatttcttctgataagatgtaaagatGATGATCTCTGTCATAATTTAAGGTAGTAAAATAGAatttttgtcccgggttggtggttcaatacaTAGGCCGCTGGTCATACAAGccggttgtcgtatgttcgagccccgacctggaaggattcttagtgtcagtaggatccatagtactagcaattcaatgattctgtacactaagaattggctgcgaagtctgttcaaacagaaaagtcaaattccacaaaagtaatgtaacgccaagaaaaaaaattggatttcCATTCACAACATATTCCAATAAACGAAAGTAAAAATAAACggaataagttttcattttcagatgggattttgaataattttcatcAAACCATTATTTCGGGACGCTCAAACGCAAAAATCACTTCCAAAGTTTTCTCATCtacatcataaaattcagacgAAGAAAAGTTATAGTGTCTTTTTATTTCATTGCGTTGTGTttcgatttcttatcattttcataGACAGATTTTCAATGCAATTTTCTGATCCCTTGATACAGATTTTACTGCtgaaaaatacaaatttaaatatggatacCTTAACCGCACTGCGACTATTTGATTGAGCGAATGGATGTAACTTTTACTTTTGTCATCCACTCGCTAACATCGCCATCTAGCGCAGCTAGAGATTGACTGAGGAAAACTGTGTCggtgcctatatttatagattccactTTGTGCGAAAGTTCATACCACCTAGAACTATGCGGTATTTTCTTATGCATGACGTTATTATTTCCTATTAAATGGAATTCGAGGAGTTAGCAACCATCAAAACCGTCGGCCGTGTGAGAGAAATCAAACGGATGACATTATGATGGCATACTGTGATTGGTTCgctattgaaatattgaaacgaCGGTGCCATACTTGTTTAAGTTACATGTTTCTGAATCGATTAGTTGTTAGATCATatcaattcatcaacaaatgactaagTTGACAAATGACGTTCAAAATTAGGACAGAAAAGGGTTACACGGCTATTTTTGGaaatttaattgacacccggccacatatagtgaagagtaacgcATTCTAACGCCAAAAACTCACAATGTAATGAAACAAATTTATAGTTCCATCGATTTTTTTATGATGTCATTTCTCTTGTTTATCCATCTCATTCTTCTCGAATAACAGCTCAGTGTAAATCGAGGATAAAACTATAACAATCGAATAatcatatacactgaggtctttttttatgcggcctttttttatgcggtttttttttacgcgactttttttatacgaattttcagagttatgcggttttttttatgcgaagtttcagagttatgcggtttttttttatgcgaattttcatagttatgcggtttgcccttctgcggtctttttttatgcgaagtttcagagttatgcggtttttttttatgcgaattttcagagttatgcgttttttttttatgcgaattttcagagttatgcggttttttttatgcggttttttttatgcggtacgtaaattcgcataaaaaaagacttcagtgtatccaaaattgtgttttttctctcATTTAccctttcagaatttttttcagtgaaaagCGTATACTAAGCAGTATCAAAATTAAACCGAAGCTTCGAGAATTGAAAATGATAGAAAACGATACACAAAGGTTTCTGCCAGTTAGTGCTCCTATCTATAATAGTTCTGGTTTTGAAACAGATTCGGGTGTATAATATTTTCGATTGATCATATTTTAGAAACTCTATATTGCcaaaatttacagattttcatggtattgaagaaaaaatgaaaattgaaattcgacTGATTCTCCCTGCAGATCAGCGCCGCCCGGGGCAAGATTTATTTGTGTGCCCCTTACTAACCTAACTCACGCCAAGGGCCCCCTTAGACCCAGAGGGCACGTGCCCTCACTGCCGCTCTGTAAAAGCGACCCTGCTGCGGACATCTCTTTGGTTTTGTCTTGTCGTAGGGTAACACGTGGTCGATTCTAATTTTACACGTACTTTAAGCAACAAAAAAGTTCACCCGGAACTTGTTCTAATCCTGTAAGTTGCCAATAGTTCCTGTACCTGTACTTTTAGGCAGTAAAAAAATGTAGCTGAATAAACTGAATTTGGAAGTGGGGTTTCTCAGTTGCTGCGATACCGGCCGTTCTTTTCAATGtttctgaaatcaaattaaatataaaTAAGATCACTTCCAAAAATCACATTAACCTTTATCTATGGAAACTGAAGATTTTGCTGGGTcgtaatttatgataaaaaacaatgAATTGACAAAATCAATATTCTTGATTATTAACTGGTAATTCTTGCTCTCAATAACAACTCGATTACCATGAAATTCACCCGTatcgaattgattcaataccGACTCGTCATCTGTTAATTGAGTATGAAACTGTAGATGATCTTTCAAATGTAGGAAACGAATTGTAATGCTCAGACGcgcactcaaaaaaaatttggggtacgtttcagaacatgttgattaaTTTCCATACGTATGGAAAATTGTCCTGGTAATGCTCAATTTATGATCTCATCTAATGTAAATTTCCCTaatttcttatcaaatttttattcattatgtGTATGTTACCATCAAGGCTACAGATCTATACATCAATCTTCTATTAACACATCCTGATCGTACTAACATGACATTTAGCTTGATGATCAATGATTGCTTACCAAATTATTTCGTTCTAGATTCAACCAGTGCTACGGACTCTTTGGCTGGTGGGACACTCTCCACGGTACGAACGAAGAGTTCCGCAAAAAGAAGCAATTCAAGCGCAACAAGAGGATCTTCTCTCTGAAATCTGCCCGCGAGCTGGTTCCAGACGAGTAGAAGACTAGCtggtatttctttttttttttttttaaccttAGAAAACATTCGAAGGGCACTTTTGTAGACATTCGACGTACGATAGTCACGTTTTGGTGGACCTGAGATTGCTCAAATTATTCAGTACAGTGAATGACAGCGCTTGtggtgaaaatatgtgttttacagTGTGACATCTAATTTATGCATTGAATAGTTACTAGTATATGTTCTACAACATAAAATTGATCGAATAGATGTGATCAGTTTCAGATAGATCTGAAATATTTTGTATGGCTATAAATCCAATTACCgttctgcagatctggcatgtGCTTGGGTAATATTATAAAAACGATAAGTAAATTACATGTTTTGATAGGTGTGAGTATTTTATTTCGACGAGAAATCCCTATTGACCTTCTACTATTTTTCAACAATCGCAATCACTGAACGTTAAAAACGTTATAAACTTTTGTTTTCTTcccgataaaaaaattattcaagctCAAAGCGTCATTTCAATTTGATGCATTTTAATCAACTATATTTCAACATGtaacatttcaaataaaaaaagaacattaATTGGCGAAGCTAACACCATATGGAATGACAACAGTTTTCCGCTGATTGTGAACCGTGTCCAGCACCAGGTTCCGATCCACCATGTCAATTGTTAAAAACTTATCCCAGAAGTGGTCGACAATTTGCAGACGGTGTTCAGTGttataattttcgattttgtaCGGTGAACTGACCATCTCGTAGTGAACGTTTTTCTCGTTCCTGACATATGAGAAGCGCTGTTCGCTTACTTCGCAGGGCACAATTCCCAAGGCACTGATGGCAGCTATGTTTTTCTCGACCGAATTTGTAGGTTTTTCTGCTGTTGGAACGAACACCGTTTTTACTTTCTTCTCGCAAACTGCATACTTGGACCCATAGCAATAATCGTTCCGACGGAATGTATAAGGGAATGCCGGATTGAATGTACCATGGCTGTTAACCCAAACGCTCTGTGCGGAAACAGCGTAGGCAGCTTCGAAGGCAAGCGAAAGCTCCTCAGTCCACAGTGAAACTGATCCGCCGTTGTCCTTGTTGGCTAGGCTTACCGCTTCCTTGACAGTTCTGAAGACGTTCAACACGACCAACGGACTTGCATAAAAGTTGTCTTTCTCTACAAAGAAATCCACATTCGAACCGTACACGACAGTAGGTTTGAGATCCTTCGAATCAGCTGAACTTTGGATCAATCTCAATCCAGTTTTGGATGCTTTGCTAACAGCTGCACGCAGTTCCTTTTCAAATGGCACATTGTCCACAAACGGTTTGAGCTTACTTTCCAGTAGCGAAATGAATTTCTCCTGCACAGTTTCCTGTAGCAGAACGCTTCGAATAACCCAAGGAAGCGAGTACCGACTCCAAGCTTTGGCCAGTAAATCCGTGGCCGACTCCAAATCGCCAGAATCAAACACCATCATTGTACAGAAAGGAAcgtctaaattcagtttcggaatGGTAAGTTCCTGTGCCccattttcaaaattcggaAACTCCAGCAACTTACGCACGAACGCATCCTTCGACTGATCCCCGCCGGTGAAATAAAGGCTAAAACCTACACAGGTCGCCCGCATTGACGAGTGCAGATCTAGAAGAATCTCGAACACCGACTTACGAGTGTCGATAACCAACCGGTGGTTGGATGTCGGTTCATCTAGCAACCCATCATCCTCCTGTTCCATGTAGTACTTCATGAAGCTTAGCGCTAGCTCAATCTGCTCGGATGCTTCCTCCACGGGAACGCTAGCGATCGATGCAGCCAAAGCATTCTTCTGCTCCGATACGAACTCAAACAACGTACTTTCGGTGTTGACACGATAGATGGCGTTGAAGGTGACCTGAAAGGCACAGATATATTTCATTTGTTTGATATACTATACATACATATCATACAATACATTCTTTTATCATTAGAATATTTTTAATAGAGCTTATTATTaacataaataaaaatagaaccAATAATTTTCAGATTGGTTCGAGTCATTCGATAAAGGTTGCCTACGTCGCATCCGGAGCCGAATTTATCACGCATTTGATCCAGATTATTGACCtaatagaagctttcaaacaagtcAAAGAGGTTAAAACTtgtttagccatcttcgagaaaatttaacGAACTTACACTGTTTTTCATGCGGTTTTAttctacgcagatttccgaaattatgcgGATttattgttttgtcttagaaatgcatgaaacatcgagatctggtttTATCCTGATTTTTTAAAGTCAACTCTGTAACTTGTAAAattgtcgattttttttaaagaatatttttCGAGATTACACCGGTTACGTCACGTATACAATTATacctttcggaaccgaaagttttcgtcattGGACCCTCGAACATGACCAAAAAAccaatagttattttaaaatcgactttttaactaaAGCCCGGAAGGcccagtgtcatataccattcggctcagttcgtcgagtacgcaaaatgtatgtgtgtaaatgtgcactcgattttctcggagatggctggaccaattttcacaaactgagattcgaAAGAAAGATCTTTTGGTCCCACAGCCTGCTATTTACTTTTTTCCAGATCGAACTTCCAGTTCGGGAGTAACGAGATaatacactcgattttctctcaaaccgctgaaccgatttccttcaactcagattcaaattaagaaccttatagtcccatagactGCAGATGAATTACATCCGGATACAATTTCCGGTTCTTggattacagtctgataagtataaatatttcattttaaagAGCGTGATTTtgtacatgacacggaaaaatcgaaccaaatacattcaaatagttgATGGCCAAATACACTAATTTTGATTATACCGGCAATTACAACGGAAAGCACTCCAAATTTTTTAGAAACTAGACCGATCttcgcaaactcagatttaaatgaaaagttttgtgtttccataagttgatatcgaattttatccagatcgggCTTCCAGTTCTGGAAACACAAGACatgaaatttaaatctgttaTATAGAGAGCGATAATGTAATAACCGTAAAAATTGTTCCAAACTGACCCgaaatttataggttatgctacTTGCTAGCCAAAAGAATTGATTTCAACTATGCCGGTTTCAAgctcccggtttcggaagtaccgaaaatagtggtcaaaaacggaactctctttcgattttcccaaactaagACTCAAATAAAAAGATCGAAGTCTATAAAAATAGACTGCTTTTGACTTTTGTGCGGATCtgacatctggttccggaacaacaggatgagatgtgtttaaaatttagaaaacaattgtttagaacaaacgaagaattcCTGTTAACTTGGGTCATAATTGTTAAAAATAGAAAAGGTTCTGCTAGTGCatgcccaaacaaactttttttttcttattcaacaAGGAAATTTCCCTAGTAAAATtaacgaaaacataaatttaatgagaaaggcatcataacaccactaggtggattaaaccagGTTTTTCTTTGTGCTTCAGGGGTTTATTTTGGAGCTTTCgtgttttcagaaaaaaatttgttttgcttGGAACAGTCCGCTTCTTTTGTTATaatcaaagttgtcattaatccacCTACAAGTAAGTTGTAAAACTATGTTGCATGCGATACGAGATAAATTCATTTCTTTATAAAAGTTCCAGACCATGTTACAATAACAAAACATGCCAACTCTTCAAAATGAATCGGTGTCTAGATATGAAGCATTGTTTGGAGACcaccaaaatcaattttttccatcataacttttttAAATGATTTGTCAGAATTTTCAgaagatttgaaattttattttaatttaaaaaatacagacttttgtcaaaagtgatatgtttttatgttcactaaataaaaattgttttacaaAATACTATacatattcaaatattaataaCTCGAAAATgtggaaccaattttaacaaccttaaatttacatgaaaacaaactttttaaaGAGTATGTCACTCATCTAATCCAAAATAATATCATCTAATCCCACACAATCCCATTATACTTTTTCAAACCCGCTAGTACTGCACAATCCCTGttgaaccacagactaacagacaggacactcaaattagattctttaattattttaacggtcatttcgaatttaCCTTTAGtttggacagtactcgcatatgacatgatggcgccacgttaccctatcaaaaacatcctgtctgtcatctagactgtacttgtttttttcatttaccaacagagttgccattcatacagaattacctgtaatttattgatttgtatacgtccatgagaatttcaggcagtatacagatttaatacatattgccaaaactatatacagaattgtgtcaacttctcatccttcaacgcaatacaaaatcgaacccaatttgttaaaatatttacttacttctggtctgccgccacttaatttcgggtgaaaattaccaacacaatcaaaaatagtctagatgaacaacgttaagAAAATTAAATGGTTACcatccaacatcgctaaaaaagttaaatgtattatcaacgtaatccaataatttattgtgacgattcattttcaaatattatgatgaaatcaggcatccctgcaagcagctgatcagtGTTGAAAAATGAGGGCGAAGCAACTAGTAATTcttttttacataacacaaggggtgtaccgatagtaaatagttcgcgcagtacaatatagatagTCAATTGTGCatcacaaaaaattatttttataacaatttactCATGCTgttatgtctgttagtctgtggttgaaCTCTCCGAAATACGTTTACCcaaattgtctcaaaaacgGACTGAGTAATGATTTTTTACTCGACTGCTCGTTTTTTGAGGGCTCGATGCCGGcacgtatacaggggggtgttttaggggttcaaaccccctccgaaactcaaaagtgtattacattatgaaaacttttctctCTTAAGTTTattatgcgggccacccgctgaGTTTTCGTGGGTGTTTtcagcggacccacacggacagcaGGATTCGGCCTTCAACGACACGTAATAACGTCACATGACTTAGTTCCAACCCACCAGCCACTCTTGAGCCACGCCTGGAGGCATAATTTTACTTGGTATTAAGTCTTTAGTAGTAAACAATATATCTTGGATTTTTGTAATCTGCTCATATAAAAAGAtgggaaggttttatgcctggtgGAATGTGAGATTGTAAATTtcaactccagtgggcttttccctgctcccaaataaataaatattcaagtcaattataaaattcGTATGGAAATTAATTAACATATTCAGGACACcccccgaaaaaaaattctggctacgcgcctggctCGATGTCAAAAGTCAGGTGACTTACAACATTTAATTtaactccagctagaggaatgaacAATGCTAACTAAGGTacacgctacctaattttgggacaAAACCTGCCAACTAAAATGCATCTCCCCAAGTGATGACCTAAAAATTTAGGTAtatgtaagtttagtacaagtgttatgccataGCAAAGCATgctacccatttttaccgatcaactcaaagtttgagtagataacgacttaattttgggtagcttatagaagagctataatatcgtttttcattgattccactcccTCGGTACCAGTGTTTTGCACTGAAAGgtgatcaatgaaacggttttgtaaagtttgcactgttcatttgtttagttttgttGGTATTGATTTACACATTAgctgctcggaaaagaaaatGGGTACAAAATTGTTGCCCCAAAAGTTTTGAATggacgaaaacgtgcaaaatcggagaagaaaaaacgaattgacaatttgaTTCGCTTTTTCTCACTCATTTTCGACAGATTACCAAACCAATGaaagcgaaattcattcgggatCGTTTGTTAGGTTTGGcaagaacatgacataacctcttcttcttcttcctttctggttggcgtcaccttgagatgacgccgaattgatggcacagcaactaaggctatattgccagttaattttcgtttatagtccagtggactttcttttcacttgactacaagcgaaaatctcgctgtgtggctgcgtcgaatcgtcaaagtacggctgaaaatcctttctttcttgcgaaatactcgaattttccccggactaacacgatgcaacgtgctcacccgttgagagtttcaccggaagtcgtgacataacctcaaaaaattcttttaatgaactagagatgggcaaaacagttcatttcaaagaaccgttcatggTTGCAGAGTTCTataaaaagaactagttctcaagagccgttcgttcgttctcttGTTTCGTGAATGACAATAACCGAGACATCGTTCGCATCGGAGTCTAGAAAAAGAatgagtgagcaaaaaaaaaacaaaaaaatccacGACTTCGAATTAAAACCtgccgttctcaaaaaaagaactattgttcattcattctttcaaaagaactagttcttttgagccgttcgcgaacgaattgcccatctctataaTGAACATcacttgacagctatcagtggtttattTACGCGGTGTATTTTATTGCTCATAATGAAACAtaccttgggaccttttttttgctcgaagaTAGAGTGAAGTAGCGTTTCCGAAGGGGGCTCGTATTACTGAAATCCCCTCGggcccgtttttttttctctcggcggccctgaatggaaacgtaaacaaaccactggtaAATGTCGAAcatgaactttattcatcacgaGTTCATTTATGATGTCATCTGGCAAACCCTGAtactgaatatatatatattgacaatgacagtttctctttgtttactttcacttCTATTGATTACCAAGCAGTTTCCACGTGTGTCACTTAACTATttgtataaaatgatacccgaaaccttTATAATCACGTGACAATAATCTAAAGAGAAAGTAATCAAAGAGAGCCTGTCACTTACTCATACGGACATTCGAAAAAACAACCGAGAATTCATTCCGAACTGACAATATGGATGATACCGCGCAATACCTCacaaactttctcaaacatgcaAATCTGATACAATCCCTTCTAAACCTTTTTTAACTAAGGTCGCTAGCAGGGACCCCCTTTGATTAAATGTAATTACATTTCTCCCAACTTACCAACCATAAATAAATAtatccaactaatccgggaagccgaacacaattttacaaggccgaattttcggaaataacgacgccctttgacgaaggaatagaaacaggaattagtaatgtaagtattccagaattctcaaaaacttcttcgcttcacagacaaaatgtgactgaaattttggtctattgccaaaatttcaaccgcatgaaaagcccggccaaaatgaaagaaattcaccaaaatttaataacctcctctttcgacgtaatccttggaactgaaagcagctgggatgaaagtgtaagaagcgaagaagtatttggaaataatttcaacgtattccggcacgaccgaaatttatctctctgtcagaaaaaatctggaggtggagtccttatagccattaactcttgctttacttctgaagaaattattactcctaaatataaagaatttgagcatgtatgggccaaagtctcaatattgggagaagaacatatttactgctctgtctacttcccacccgaaaatgcgaacaaattctcttttgaattattctttcaatctttagacacaattatttcgaatatggaacctgaagtaaagcttcatattttttggcgacttcaatcaacgtaatgcggacttcatttctgacattgaaaatgaatcaatcttactactttttcgacaaaatttctaatttttggcctacatcaagtaaactccgtaaaaaatcaacaaaacgcatatttagaccttcttttcacaaattgcacagaagacttttgtgtgaatgcatcaaacctgccattatggaaaaatgaagcatttcacaccgcaattgaatattcattatttacacacaatgcatcccttccctacgacttggaatatgaggaagtgccggaatacaataaaattgactttgaagt
This genomic window contains:
- the LOC131427995 gene encoding uncharacterized protein LOC131427995 isoform X2, with the translated sequence MKYYMEQEDDGLLDEPTSNHRLVIDTRKSVFEILLDLHSSMRATCVGFSLYFTGGDQSKDAFVRKLLEFPNFENGAQELTIPKLNLDVPFCTMMVFDSGDLESATDLLAKAWSRYSLPWVIRSVLLQETVQEKFISLLESKLKPFVDNVPFEKELRAAVSKASKTGLRLIQSSADSKDLKPTVVYGSNVDFFVEKDNFYASPLVVLNVFRTVKEAVSLANKDNGGSVSLWTEELSLAFEAAYAVSAQSVWVNSHGTFNPAFPYTFRRNDYCYGSKYAVCEKKVKTVFVPTAEKPTNSVEKNIAAISALGIVPCEVSEQRFSYVRNEKNVHYEMVSSPYKIENYNTEHRLQIVDHFWDKFLTIDMVDRNLVLDTVHNQRKTVVIPYGVSFAN
- the LOC131427995 gene encoding uncharacterized protein LOC131427995 isoform X1, with protein sequence MSSNIGNMVTFNAIYRVNTESTLFEFVSEQKNALAASIASVPVEEASEQIELALSFMKYYMEQEDDGLLDEPTSNHRLVIDTRKSVFEILLDLHSSMRATCVGFSLYFTGGDQSKDAFVRKLLEFPNFENGAQELTIPKLNLDVPFCTMMVFDSGDLESATDLLAKAWSRYSLPWVIRSVLLQETVQEKFISLLESKLKPFVDNVPFEKELRAAVSKASKTGLRLIQSSADSKDLKPTVVYGSNVDFFVEKDNFYASPLVVLNVFRTVKEAVSLANKDNGGSVSLWTEELSLAFEAAYAVSAQSVWVNSHGTFNPAFPYTFRRNDYCYGSKYAVCEKKVKTVFVPTAEKPTNSVEKNIAAISALGIVPCEVSEQRFSYVRNEKNVHYEMVSSPYKIENYNTEHRLQIVDHFWDKFLTIDMVDRNLVLDTVHNQRKTVVIPYGVSFAN